In the Armatimonadota bacterium genome, ACCGAAGATGCAACGCCCGAGCGCGCCGAGGCAGCCCCTGGTCGTGGTGTGCTCGCCGGTGCCGAACGCCATGCCCGAGTCGAGCTCGACCACCACTTCCCCCGGCTGAGCGACGTACCGTTTCCAGGCGGGCTTCACGGCGATGCGGGGCGGCACCCGCACCACCTCCATGCCCGCTGCCAGCGCTTGCTCCCACGTGCGCGAGGGCACCGAGCGCACGGTGATGGTCGCAGCCCCGACCTCCAGGCCCGCCTCACGCAGAGCGGCGATGCGCTCGCGGATTCGCCGG is a window encoding:
- a CDS encoding 50S ribosomal protein L11 methyltransferase, which codes for MSADLHRLMVKVSPQAAPGVGDAMLSLGRGIEEQPRSTEVRLITYLAAAEDVSRARRRIRERIAALREAGLEVGAATITVRSVPSRTWEQALAAGMEVVRVPPRIAVKPAWKRYVAQPGEVVVELDSGMAFGTGEHTTTRGCLGALGRCIFG